The following nucleotide sequence is from Desulfurobacterium indicum.
TATTTCCTCTAAGGTTACCTGCGATATTTTGCTTATGGTTGAGGGTGAGTATTTAAGTTCAAACACGCTTTCAAGAGCCTGGGCTACTGCTCTTGCACTCATACCAGAGGCAAACATCCCAAGTATTAAGTCTTCAAGATTGATATCTCTTCTTCTATAAGGTTCTATCAACTTTGTTCTGAATTTTCCCTCTCTATCTCTTGGAATTCTCAGATTTTCAAGCTTACCGATAACAGTATCTAAGTTTCTAACGTAAAAGCCGTTCTTTGTTCCTCCATGTTCTTTAAGAAACACTTCTCTTTCAGCCGTCATGATTGACTCTAAGGTTTGCTTTACCACTTCCTTAACTAGGTCTGGTAAAATCTTCTGTAGTTCCATTTTTGCCTCCTGGGGTTGGTATTTGTGGGGTGTTCCCCAGGAGGTTATCCCATTTCTCAAGCTTACACAAAATATCGTACACTACCGACGGTAACGGCGTTATCTATTACGAGAATGTTTCCGTCATCATCTGCGGCACCGCTGTATCCCGAATATCCTGAATCTGCTCCACCGTACTCTACGGTACAGTTTTCAAGAAGCCCTTCTGTAAGACTGTTTTCAAAAATAATACCTATCCATTGACCTT
It contains:
- a CDS encoding transposase, whose protein sequence is MRNGITSWGTPHKYQPQEAKMELQKILPDLVKEVVKQTLESIMTAEREVFLKEHGGTKNGFYVRNLDTVIGKLENLRIPRDREGKFRTKLIEPYRRRDINLEDLILGMFASGMSARAVAQALESVFELKYSPSTISKISQVTLEEI